A region from the Lolium perenne isolate Kyuss_39 chromosome 4, Kyuss_2.0, whole genome shotgun sequence genome encodes:
- the LOC127295951 gene encoding probable histone H2A.5, translated as MDASGTAAVGKAKKGAAGRKAGGPRKKSVSRSVKAGLQFPVSRVGRYLKKGRYAQRVGTGAPVYLAAVLEYLAAELLELAGNAAKDNKKSRIIPRHLLLAIRNDEELGKLLAGVTIAHGGVLPKIHSVLLPKKTVEKEAKSPKKAAKSPKKAAKSPKKA; from the coding sequence ATGGACGCCTCAGGCACTGCAGCCGTCGGCAAGGCGAAGAAGGGAGCGGCCGGGCGCAAGGCCGGCGGTCCCAGGAAGAAGTCGGTGAGCAGGTCCGTCAAGGCCGGCCTCCAGTTCCCTGTCAGCCGCGTCGGCCGTTACCTCAAGAAGGGCCGGTACGCGCAGCGGGTCGGCACCGGCGCCCCCGTGTACCTCGCCGCCGTGCTCGAGTACCTGGCCGCGGAGCTGCTGGAGCTCGCCGGGAACGCCGCCaaggacaacaagaagtcccgcaTCATCCCGCGCCACCTGCTGCTCGCCATCCGGAACGACGAGGAGCTCGGGAAGCTGCTCGCCGGCGTCACCATCGCGCACGGAGGCGTGCTGCCCAAGATCCACTCCGTGCTTCTCCCGAAGAAGACGGTGGAGAAGGAGGCCAAGTCGCCGAAGAAGGCTGCCAAGTCCCCCAAGAAGGCCGCCAAATCCCCAAAGAAGGCTTAG